One stretch of Mangifera indica cultivar Alphonso chromosome 9, CATAS_Mindica_2.1, whole genome shotgun sequence DNA includes these proteins:
- the LOC123226526 gene encoding histidine-containing phosphotransfer protein 1-like — protein MVGVGQLPGNFLRLLHDQGILDHNFENVRRTQAQGNHLVLSEVLTMFIYHIDVSMTETTRLMTEPELDYETLADYLQMLQGKSASIGGCLMAAACREVRQAIDARDKARCLETFELVKQEYLTLKNILLLERCAMAYENWRDGAGGAA, from the exons ATGGTGGGTGTTGGACAACTTCCCGGGAACTTCCTTCGCCTCTTGCATGACCAG GGTATTCTGGATCATAATTTTGAGAATGTTAGGAGGACTCAGGCTCAAGGGAATCATCTGGTTCTAAGCGAAGTGCTCACTATGTTCATCTATCATATCGATGTTTCAATGACAGAAACAACCAGACTCAT GACTGAACCCGAACTGGACTATGAAACTTTAGCTGACTATCTTCAGATGCTCCAAGGAAAGAGCGCAAG CATTGGTGGTTGCTTGATGGCTGCGGCTTGTCGTGAAGTTAGACAAGCTATTGATGCCAGAGACAAGGCAAG GTGCCTAGAGACTTTTGAACTGGTTAAGCAAGAGTACCTAACTCTCAAGAATATTTTGCTG CTGGAGAGATGTGCCATGGCTTATGAGAATTGGAGGGATGGCGCAGGGGGAGCTGCTTGA
- the LOC123224936 gene encoding 60S acidic ribosomal protein P2-1-like, whose protein sequence is MKVVAAYLLAVLGGNTSPTASDLKHILGSVGADADDERIELLLSEVKGKDITELIASGREKLASVPSGGGGVAVAASAAGGGATAAAPAAEAKEEKKVEEKEESDDDMGFSLFD, encoded by the exons ATGAAGGTCGTCGCCGCATATTTGCTTGCCGTTTTGGGAGGCAACACCAGCCCAACGGCTAGTGATTTGAAGCATATTCTTGGATCAG TTGGAGCTGATGCTGATGACGAGAGGATAGAGTTGCTATTGTCTGAAGTCAAAGGCAAGGATATAACTGAGCTGATTGCATCTGGAAGGGAGAAGTTGGCATCAGTACCTtctggtggtggtggtgttgcAGTTGCAGCCTCTGCTGCTGGAGGAGGTGCTACCGCTGCTGCCCCTGCTGCTGAggcaaaggaagaaaagaaggtgGAAGAGAAGGAAGAGTCTGATGAT GATATGGGTTTCAGCCTCTTTGACTAA